TGGTGAGATTTTCACATCAAGCAGTCAACTGGCCTGGGAATGCTATCAAGCTTGAACGGACTTTTTTCGGGGGACTCCTGCATGAGCCATGGGTACGGTCAGCCCCAAAGTCAGGACACCCAGGAGCAGGCCACGGACAAACGGAGACCTGAAAGTGCGAACCGGTCGAACTGCCAATGTTTGCAACAAGCGTTGTCTGTAGCCTGAAAAAGCCATCACATAAGATTTCAAGGTGTTCTCCTGACTTGCTCCACCCATCGGTTGAAACAGGGTGTTACGAGGTTAAAGGGTTTGATCTGCACCGATCCCGCCCCATAAATCCTTTGAGTTGGGTTGCTTCTGGAAAAATGATACTAAGAAAGAATACGGTGTGCTGGCAATAGTGGACACGCTTTATTCAATCCATCTTTTGTATATTCACACGAACACGGCAGGTACCAAATTTCAACCCATTGAACTCCCCAGGCCCCTCGTTCACCGCATCAAAGGGAAATCTGTTGGATAAACCGGACCCAGAAAGTTTCGGCAAGATTCCACCCCCCTGTACCTCCTGTTAAATCCCCTCTATTTTTTGATCCGTTCCAAATGGTTCATCACACTGCCATGAAACCAAAAGTGGAATCCACCTCAATCTCACCCACCATCACACCTCACCCCCCCATTCAGGCAGACCAAACAACCGATTCTTATCGATTCCCGACAATCTTTCCCAGTCCTATAACCATTTTGTTTTGCCATGATACTTGTTTCCTCTCTGTATACGCCATCCCAACATGGAAATTGAAACCATACTCGGAGGGAAAGCTATAGCAAACATGCCATCGGGCTTGCTTCAGTGAGGCAGATAGTCGTGTCGACACTATCCGGGATTCATGTCGAAATCAGTGAAATGAGTCATCATGAGCTTGATTAACTTCAGGAATTTACTTGAACACGGATTAGTGTGTTGACATTAGCATCATCATATATCACTATAGTATGTTTACAGGGTCGGATTATCTGATCAAATATAACTTTTACCCGCTACAGAAAAATTATCAGGCAAAATAAAGATGCAAAAATCCAAGTTTATACTGATGTTTATGTTTTTTATCGTTGGCATGTCAACCGTTATGACGAAAGCCTTGGCCCAAAACCTTTCTGCCACAGTGGCTCAGGCATTGAAAAGCTATCCGGAGGTGGCCGCACTTCACTACGAAAGCCTGGCGGCCAACGAGCGAATAGGACAGGCCCGTTCGGGTTATTTTCCAACGCTGAATCTACGCGGTGGTGATGGCTATGAATATGCCGACAACCCTGCCACCAGAGGCCGGACCGGAGGGGATGACGAGCTGGAACGCACCGAACTCAGCCTGACCCTGCGTCAAAATCTGTTCCAGGGGCTGGGTACACGCTCATCGGTGGAAAGTGCCCAGGCTGGCGTCTTGGGGGCCAAATGGAAAGAGCGGGGAGTGAGCGAAGAGATTGCGCTAAAGGTGACCAAGGCCTATCTCGACGTTCTCCAGGAAGAGCGGCAAATCCAACTGGCCAAGGAAAACCTCAAGGCTCACCAGGGAATTCTCACCCTGGTGCAAAAACGCATCAAACAAAATCTCAGCAGTCGCTCCGAGGAGAGCCAGGTTCTGGCAAAAATCAAGAATGTCGATGCGGTCATCACCCGATCCGAAGGGGCTCTTCTGGATACCCAAAACAATTTCGTCACTCTGGTAGGTGAACAACCGGAGTCGCTGAACACCCCCCCCCTTCCCACAGCACTTTCCGACGACCTGGAAAGCGCCATTCTCATCGCCCAGAAAAACAATGCCGACGTGATCAAGGCCCAAGCCCTGGTCGCTCAGGCAAAGGCCGAAATTCAGCAACGCAAATCCGCCTTTTATCCCAGTGTGGATCTGGAATTGACCGGCAACCTGGACCGTAACCTTTCCGGCACCCCAGGTCGCAGCGAATCCTTCAGCACCATGCTGGTCATGAACATGAACCTGTTTGCGGGGGGATCTGATTTTTATCGCGTCCGGGAAGCAGAGTTTCTGCTCAAGCGTAACCAAAGCAACCTGGAACGTATTCTTCGGGATGTCGCCGAGGCGGTCAAAGAGGCTCACAACGCCTGGATGGTCGCGCAATCCCAGCACAAAACCTTTGCCTCCCAGGTCATTACAAACCAAAAAGTACGAAAAGCCTACCAACAACAATATCTATTGGGCAAGCGGACACTCCTGGATCTGCTGGATGCCGAAAATGATCTGTTTATCTCCCGTAGCAATGAATCCCGGGAGCAAAATCGCACACTGTTTGCCGCCTATCGGCTCTTGACCGCCCAGGGGAAACTATTGGAATCATTCGGTATCGCCTCCCCATCAAGCCTACCGTGAGTCGGTCAACCAATATTCCAAATAACTTTAAAAATGACATTTAAGGGTTTGGCACGAGGGGACA
The Magnetococcales bacterium genome window above contains:
- a CDS encoding TolC family outer membrane protein gives rise to the protein MTKALAQNLSATVAQALKSYPEVAALHYESLAANERIGQARSGYFPTLNLRGGDGYEYADNPATRGRTGGDDELERTELSLTLRQNLFQGLGTRSSVESAQAGVLGAKWKERGVSEEIALKVTKAYLDVLQEERQIQLAKENLKAHQGILTLVQKRIKQNLSSRSEESQVLAKIKNVDAVITRSEGALLDTQNNFVTLVGEQPESLNTPPLPTALSDDLESAILIAQKNNADVIKAQALVAQAKAEIQQRKSAFYPSVDLELTGNLDRNLSGTPGRSESFSTMLVMNMNLFAGGSDFYRVREAEFLLKRNQSNLERILRDVAEAVKEAHNAWMVAQSQHKTFASQVITNQKVRKAYQQQYLLGKRTLLDLLDAENDLFISRSNESREQNRTLFAAYRLLTAQGKLLESFGIASPSSLP